The following coding sequences are from one Ornithorhynchus anatinus isolate Pmale09 chromosome 18, mOrnAna1.pri.v4, whole genome shotgun sequence window:
- the GPX7 gene encoding glutathione peroxidase 7 — protein sequence MPTPGGLALSLALTLALAGPGSEPRRAQREPDFYSFKVVNIRGKLVSLEKYRGSVSLVVNVASECGFTDQHYRALQQLQKDLGPSHFNVLAFPCNQFGQQEPDGNKEIESFVRKTYGVSFPMFSKIAVSGAGANAAFKFLTESSGEEPTWNFWKYLVSPDGKVVNSWDSTVPVEEIKPHITALLRRMIMKKKDEL from the exons ATGCCCACGCCGGGAGGCCTGGCGCTAAGCCTGGCGCTAACGTTGGCCCTGGCGGGTCCGGGCTCGGAGCCTCGGCGGGCCCAGCGGGAGCCCGACTTCTACAGCTTTAAAGTCGTCAACATCCGGGGCAAACTCGTCTCCCTGGAGAAGTACCGCGGCTCG GTGTCTCTGGTGGTCAACGTGGCAAGCGAGTGCGGTTTCACCGATCAGCACTACCGCGCCCTCCAGCAGTTGCAGAAGGACCTTGGCCCGTCCCACTTCAACGTGCTCGCCTTCCCTTGCAACCAGTTCGGCCAGCAGGAGCCAGACGGTAACAAGGAGATCGAGAGCTTTGTCCGGAAGACCTACGGCGTCTCCTTTCCCATGTTCAGCAAAATTGCTGTCAGTGGGGCCGGGGCGAACGCCGCCTTCAAGTTCTTAACAG aaTCTTCCGGGGAGGAGCCGACCTGGAACTTCTGGAAGTACCTGGTGTCCCCAGATGGGAAAGTGGTGAACAGCTGGGATTCCACCGTCCCTGTGGAGGAGATCAAACCCCACATCACAGCCCTCTTGAGAAGAATGATCATGAAGAAGAAAGACGAGTTGTGA